In one window of Gorilla gorilla gorilla isolate KB3781 chromosome 2, NHGRI_mGorGor1-v2.1_pri, whole genome shotgun sequence DNA:
- the OXTR gene encoding oxytocin receptor, whose translation MEGALAANWSAEAVNASAAPPGAEGNRTAGPPRRNEALARVEVAVLCLILFLALSGNACVLLALRTTRQKHSRLFFFMKHLSIADLVVAVFQVLPQLLWDITFRFYGPDLLCRLVKYLQVVGMFASTYLLLLMSLDRCLAICQPLRSLRRRTDRLAVLATWLGCLVASAPQVHIFSLREVADGVFDCWAVFIQPWGPKAYITWITLAVYIVPVIVLAACYGLISFKIWQNLRLKTAAAAAAEAPEGAAAGDGGRVALARVSSVKLISKAKIRTVKMTFIIVLAFIVCWTPFFFVQMWSVWDANAPKEASAFIIVMLLASLNSCCNPWIYMLFTGHLFHELVQRFLCCSASYLKGKRLGETSASKKSNSSSFVLSHRSSSQRSCSQPSTA comes from the exons ATGGAGGGTGCGCTCGCAGCCAACTGGAGCGCCGAGGCAGTCAACGCCAGCGCCGCGCCGCCGGGGGCCGAGGGCAACCGCACCGCCGGACCCCCGCGGCGCAACGAGGCCCTGGCGCGCGTGGAGGTGGCGGTGCTGTGTCTCATCCTGTTCCTGGCGCTGAGCGGGAATGCGTGTGTGCTGCTGGCGCTGCGCACCACACGCCAGAAGCACTCGCGCCTCTTCTTCTTCATGAAGCACCTAAGCATCGCCGACCTGGTGGTGGCAGTGTTCCAGGTGCTGCCGCAGTTGCTGTGGGACATCACCTTCCGCTTCTACGGGCCCGACCTGCTGTGCCGCCTGGTCAAGTACTTGCAGGTGGTGGGCATGTTCGCCTCCACCTACCTGCTGCTGCTCATGTCCCTGGACCGCTGCCTGGCGATCTGCCAGCCGCTGCGCTCGCTGCGCCGCCGCACCGACCGCCTGGCAGTGCTCGCCACGTGGCTCGGCTGCCTGGTGGCCAGCGCGCCGCAGGTGCACATCTTCTCTCTGCGCGAGGTAGCTGACGGCGTCTTCGACTGCTGGGCCGTCTTCATCCAGCCCTGGGGACCCAAGGCCTACATCACGTGGATCACGCTAGCTGTCTACATCGTGCCGGTCATCGTGCTCGCTGCCTGCTACGGCCTTATCAGCTTCAAGATCTGGCAGAACTTGAGGCTCAAGACCGCTGCAGCGGCGGCGGCCGAGGCGCCAGAGGGCGCGGCGGCTGGCGATGGGGGGCGCGTGGCCCTGGCGCGTGTCAGCAGCGTCAAGCTCATCTCTAAGGCCAAGATCCGCACGGTCAAGATGACTTTCATCATCGTGCTGGCCTTCATCGTGTGCTGGACGCCTTTCTTCTTCGTGCAGATGTGGAGCGTCTGGGATGCCAACGCGCCCAAGGAAG CCTCGGCCTTCATCATCGTCATGCTCCTGGCCAGCCTCAACAGCTGCTGCAACCCCTGGATCTACATGCTGTTCACGGGTCACCTCTTCCACGAACTCGTGCAGCGCTTCCTGTGCTGCTCCGCCAGCTACCTGAAGGGCAAACGCCTGGGAGAGACGAGTGCCAGCAAAAAGAGCAACTCGTCCTCCTTTGTCCTGAGCCATCGCAGCTCCAGCCAGAGGAGCTGCTCCCAGCCATCCACGGCGTGA